One Panicum virgatum strain AP13 chromosome 3N, P.virgatum_v5, whole genome shotgun sequence DNA segment encodes these proteins:
- the LOC120665770 gene encoding protein trichome birefringence-like 33 produces the protein MKAPLSSSSSTSSFCSSIAKKARFSPLLLALALFLLCFSFLYGEDLKELLGRQAQVASQLVVNSSSRNNGGDEHPAAPPPEAAEGKTKTKRKWQGRLAFALNDDDEDEECDVFSGRWVRDDASRYPLYREEDCPYIHPQLTCQAHGRPDAAYQRWRWQPHGCALPAFDAARVLEALRGKRMLFVGDSLGRGQFASMVCLLHSAIPGGGGSSLRMSPDQQHTVFAAGGGYNATVEFYWAPFLLESNSDDAAAHRISERMVRRGSIDYHGRHWRGADVVVFNTYLWWCTGLRFRILNGPWESAGTEGAVSWVSTEEAYGMAFRDMLQWVRDNMDLNTTRVFFTSMSPTHQKSQDWGDAAGGNCYNETAMISEAGYWGSDGRRSVMRVIREILDGDGADVPLTFLNVTQLSMYRKDAHTSIYKRQWSQPTAEQLADPKTYADCVHWCLPGLQDTWNELLYSKLFYP, from the exons ATGAAGGCGCCACTGAGCTCCTCGTCCTCCACCTCCTCGTTCTGCTCATCGATCGCAAAGAAGGCGCGCTTTTCGCCGCTGCTACTCGCATTGGCACTCTTcctactttgcttctccttcctctacGGCGAGGACCTCAAGGAGCTCCTCGGCCGGCAAGCGCAAGTAGCATCACAGCTCGtcgtcaacagcagcagcaggaacaatGGTGGCGATGAGCATCCGGCAGCGCCACCACCCG AGGCGGCCGAGGGGAAGACGAAGACGAAGAGGAAGTGGCAGGGGCGTCTGGCGTTCGCGctgaacgacgacgacgaggacgaggagtgCGACGTGTTCTCCGGGCGCTGGGTGCGCGACGACGCGTCGCGCTACCCGCTGTACCGGGAGGAGGACTGCCCCTACATCCACCCGCAGCTGACCTGCCAGGCGCACGGGCGGCCGGACGCCGCGTACCAGCGGTGGCGCTGGCAGCCGCACGGCTGCGCGCTGCCGGCGTTCGACGCCGCCCGGGTGCTGGAGGCGCTGCGCGGCAAGCGGATGCTGTTCGTGGGCGACTCCCTGGGCCGCGGGCAGTTCGCGTCCATGGTGTGCCTGCTCcactccgccatcccgggcggcggcggctcgtcgcTCCGGATGTCGCCGGACCAGCAGCACACGGtgttcgccgccggcgggggctaCAACGCGACGGTGGAGTTCTACTGGGCGCCGTTCCTGCTCGAGTCCAACTcggacgacgccgccgcgcaccgGATCTCCGAGCGCATGGTGCGGCGCGGCTCCATCGACTACCACGGCCGCCACTGGAGGGGCGCCGACGTCGTCGTCTTCAACACCTACCTCTGGTGGTGCACCGGCCTGCGCTTCAGGATCTT GAACGGGCCGTGGGAGAGCGCCGGGACGGAGGGGGCGGTGAGCTGGGTGTCGACGGAGGAGGCGTACGGGATGGCGTTCCGGGACATGCTGCAGTGGGTCAGGGACAACATGGACCTGAACACCACCAGGGTCTTCTTCACCAGCATGTCGCCCACGCACCAGAA GAGCCAGGACTGGGGCGACGCGGCGGGAGGCAACTGCTACAACGAGACGGCGATGATCTCGGAGGCCGGGTACTGGGGCTCGGACGGGCGGCGGAGCGTGATGCGGGTGATCCGGGAGATcctggacggcgacggcgccgacgTGCCGCTGACCTTCCTCAACGTGACGCAGCTGTCCATGTACCGCAAGGACGCGCACACCTCCATCTACAAGCGGCAGTGGAGCCAGCCCACGGCGGAGCAGCTGGCGGACCCCAAGACGTACGCCGACTGCGTCCACTGGTGCCTCCCGGGCCTCCAGGATACGTGGAACGAGCTCCTCTACTCCAAGCTCTTCTACCCTTGA
- the LOC120665769 gene encoding uncharacterized protein LOC120665769, with product MGDYHRPYRGDLRSPPSSAPDPAFTQASGYFSSSASPHSNNGYFSPAFAKNDAFPGAGPGGDRRIEIYTTAPLPHLPPPPGHTLALPPPPGWKEGRMGGGGGGAGRKGGGGGASMWCLSDPEMKRRRRVASYKAYSVEGKVKASLRRGLRWFKGKCSEIFHHGW from the coding sequence ATGGGTGACTACCACCGTCCCTACCGGGGCGAcctccgctcgccgccgtcctccgcgcCGGACCCGGCCTTCACGCAGGCCAGCGGCTACttctcctcctcggcctccccgcACTCCAACAACGGCTACTTCTCCCCAGCCTTCGCCAAGAACGACGCTTTCCCTGgcgccggccccggcggcgaccGCCGGATCGAGATCTACACCACGGCGCCTCTGCCGCACCTTCCACCTCCGCCGGGACACACGCTGGCGCTGCCCCCGCCGCCTGGGTGGAAGGAGGGGCGCAtggggggaggcggaggcggcgcgggcaggAAAGGCGGAGGGGGCGGAGCCAGCATGTGGTGCCTCAGCGACCCGGAGATGAAGCGGCGTCGAAGGGTGGCCAGCTACAAGGCCTACTCGGtggagggcaaggtgaaggcgtCGCTGCGGCGGGGGCTCCGGTGGTTCAAGGGCAAGTGCTCCGAGATCTTCCACCACGGATGGTAA